One window of Pseudacidobacterium ailaaui genomic DNA carries:
- the cybH gene encoding Ni/Fe-hydrogenase, b-type cytochrome subunit: MKKTQRQVGPNAAWKNPAPGQVRVYVWEWPVRISHWIIVITIISLSITGYYMHAPYVAAGGRTAYVMGTMRFVHLVSAFAFLIAVLIRMYWFLFANRWAHWNQYIPTTKKRLANLIAVGKYYAFMAWSPVRYIGHNPMAGAAYAVVYAMAIVEILTGFVLYSQILGSRTLSFFFGWVPRLIDIQWIREIHFLIMFGFWMFFIHHIYTAILVSVEEENGLMDSIFSGYKFVPQQELLRDPAVEELEPNLETAPVRSAEEERSHSTV; this comes from the coding sequence ATGAAGAAAACACAACGGCAGGTGGGACCTAACGCCGCCTGGAAGAACCCAGCTCCCGGGCAGGTACGAGTGTATGTCTGGGAGTGGCCGGTGCGCATCAGCCACTGGATCATCGTGATTACGATCATCTCTCTCTCAATTACGGGCTACTATATGCACGCTCCCTACGTCGCCGCGGGTGGCAGAACCGCGTACGTCATGGGCACGATGCGTTTTGTGCATCTGGTCTCAGCATTCGCATTTCTCATCGCGGTTCTGATACGGATGTATTGGTTCCTTTTCGCGAACCGCTGGGCGCACTGGAACCAGTACATCCCCACCACAAAGAAGCGACTTGCCAACCTGATTGCCGTCGGCAAGTATTACGCATTCATGGCGTGGTCTCCGGTTCGTTATATCGGACACAATCCTATGGCGGGCGCCGCTTACGCTGTGGTCTATGCGATGGCGATCGTCGAAATTCTCACAGGCTTTGTGCTCTACTCTCAAATCCTCGGCAGCAGGACTCTGAGCTTCTTTTTCGGTTGGGTTCCGCGCTTGATCGACATCCAGTGGATTCGAGAGATCCATTTCCTGATTATGTTCGGGTTCTGGATGTTCTTCATCCACCACATCTATACGGCGATTCTTGTTTCGGTCGAGGAGGAGAACGGCTTGATGGACAGCATTTTCAGCGGATATAAATTCGTTCCTCAACAGGAACTGCTGAGAGATCCAGCGGTGGAAGAGCTGGAACCGAACCTCGAGACCGCGCCGGTTCGCTCAGCCGAGGAAGAACGCTCTCATAGTACCGTTTGA
- a CDS encoding IS110 family transposase, translating to MDRVIGIDLGDKKSHYCVLGKGGVVVEEGTVVSTPAAFNKHFGVLTSSLIAMEVGVHSRWASRVLRELGHEVVVANPVRLKLIHKSSRKSDRADACALARLVRVDPELLGPVEHRSDEDQSMLAVLRVRDLLVRTRTRLINCARGLVKPTGTRLPSCSPVSFANHARSAVPPELRLALDPLLDQIQSLTNLIKRYDRKIARIAKTGYPATKHLEQIRGVGPLTALGFVLTIGRSSRMARSRNAGAYFGLRPRCYQSGESNPQLGISKEGDGFMRRILVQSAQYILGPFGPDTDLRRWGERLIARGGRGARSRAVVAVARKLAVLLHHLWVTGEVYDPLHNNTNGQHLLEPVSA from the coding sequence ATGGATAGAGTGATAGGAATCGATCTCGGAGACAAGAAGAGCCATTACTGCGTATTGGGTAAGGGCGGGGTTGTCGTCGAGGAAGGAACAGTAGTGAGCACGCCAGCCGCATTCAACAAGCACTTCGGGGTGCTGACATCATCTCTGATTGCCATGGAAGTGGGAGTGCATTCCCGCTGGGCCAGCCGTGTACTGCGGGAACTCGGTCACGAGGTAGTCGTAGCAAATCCGGTGCGGCTGAAACTGATTCACAAGAGCAGCAGAAAGAGTGATCGGGCAGATGCGTGCGCACTGGCGCGTCTGGTGAGGGTCGATCCCGAGTTACTCGGTCCGGTTGAGCATCGCAGCGACGAAGACCAGAGTATGTTGGCGGTTTTGCGGGTACGAGATTTGCTGGTGCGGACGCGGACGAGACTGATTAACTGTGCACGCGGCCTGGTGAAGCCCACCGGAACCAGATTGCCGAGTTGTTCTCCGGTGAGCTTCGCCAATCATGCACGGTCGGCGGTTCCGCCGGAGCTGCGGCTGGCGCTCGATCCGCTTCTCGATCAGATTCAAAGCCTGACGAATCTGATCAAGCGCTACGACCGTAAGATTGCCAGAATCGCGAAGACGGGTTATCCGGCAACCAAGCATCTGGAGCAGATTCGAGGCGTGGGGCCGCTGACCGCGCTCGGTTTTGTACTAACCATTGGGCGCAGCAGTCGCATGGCGCGCAGCCGCAATGCGGGAGCATATTTTGGACTTCGACCTCGGTGTTACCAATCAGGGGAAAGCAATCCGCAATTGGGGATCAGCAAAGAGGGAGATGGATTCATGCGACGCATACTGGTGCAGTCCGCACAGTACATCCTGGGTCCGTTCGGTCCGGACACGGATCTGCGGCGATGGGGCGAACGCCTGATCGCCCGTGGCGGCCGGGGAGCAAGAAGTCGTGCGGTTGTGGCTGTGGCCCGCAAGCTTGCCGTTCTCCTACATCACTTGTGGGTCACCGGCGAGGTCTACGATCCGCTGCATAACAACACGAACGGGCAACACCTTCTGGAGCCGGTCTCGGCATAA
- a CDS encoding IS110 family transposase: MEVVGLFKFLANTPACLIGMEASCGCHHVGRTLSSFGHDVRLIPAQFVKPFVKSQKNDYRDAEAIAEAVQRPTMRFVPIKTEEQLDVQAVHRVRERLLAQRTSLVNQLRAFFLERGLMVRTGRSYLWRALPEVLARAEQTVSPRMFRLMQSIVQQWRNLEAQIVDLEEQIARVAQADPACQRLQTVPGVGPLAATAIVAAVGNGSAFRKGREFSAWLGLVPHQCSTGGQTKLLGISKRGNEYLRRLFIHGARSVCLHVNRERHAWGEWITELKDRKPSNVATVAMANKLARIAWSVLNRNEVYRGHDGSLLMTA; this comes from the coding sequence ATAGAGGTTGTCGGTCTTTTCAAGTTCCTGGCCAATACGCCGGCTTGCCTGATCGGCATGGAGGCGAGCTGCGGTTGTCATCATGTGGGCAGGACTCTTTCGAGCTTCGGACACGATGTGCGCCTGATCCCGGCTCAGTTCGTGAAGCCATTTGTGAAGTCCCAGAAGAACGACTACCGTGATGCCGAAGCCATCGCGGAGGCGGTGCAGCGACCGACCATGCGATTCGTGCCGATCAAGACTGAAGAACAGCTCGACGTTCAGGCAGTGCATCGCGTTCGGGAGCGGTTGCTTGCCCAGCGCACCAGCCTGGTGAACCAGTTGCGCGCCTTCTTTCTGGAACGGGGCCTGATGGTGCGCACCGGCCGGTCGTATCTGTGGCGAGCGCTTCCGGAAGTCCTGGCCCGCGCGGAACAGACTGTCTCCCCGCGCATGTTCCGGCTGATGCAGTCGATCGTGCAGCAATGGCGGAATCTGGAGGCGCAGATCGTTGATCTTGAAGAGCAGATCGCACGAGTCGCCCAAGCGGATCCCGCATGTCAGCGCTTACAGACTGTTCCCGGAGTTGGCCCACTCGCTGCAACAGCAATCGTTGCGGCAGTCGGAAATGGCAGCGCATTTCGAAAAGGCCGAGAGTTCTCTGCGTGGCTTGGACTCGTGCCTCACCAATGCTCAACCGGCGGTCAGACCAAATTGCTGGGGATCAGCAAGCGAGGCAATGAATATCTCCGAAGGCTCTTCATACACGGCGCCCGCTCAGTCTGTTTGCACGTCAATCGAGAACGGCACGCCTGGGGTGAGTGGATTACCGAACTGAAGGATCGAAAACCATCGAATGTCGCCACCGTAGCGATGGCCAACAAACTGGCACGCATTGCATGGTCGGTTCTAAATCGAAACGAGGTTTACCGCGGTCATGATGGCTCACTACTGATGACTGCCTAA
- a CDS encoding HPP family protein, whose translation MPAKNLFYRPCLVRGGIVEQNNDLPPRLVWAAYVFINGFITIALLSALAFFTRTPFVFPSLCPTAFLFFFAPLSEAASPRHAVMGTLLDRSVDMALMY comes from the coding sequence ATGCCAGCCAAGAATTTGTTCTATCGGCCTTGCCTTGTGCGTGGAGGAATTGTCGAGCAGAACAATGACCTGCCGCCCCGCTTGGTTTGGGCAGCGTATGTTTTCATCAACGGGTTTATAACTATTGCCCTGCTGTCGGCGCTGGCCTTCTTTACACGCACTCCGTTCGTCTTCCCGTCGCTGTGTCCGACGGCCTTTCTGTTCTTTTTTGCTCCATTGTCGGAGGCAGCAAGCCCGCGGCACGCTGTGATGGGCACGCTATTGGACAGATCTGTGGATATGGCGCTTATGTATTGA
- a CDS encoding transposase has translation MLDNSSTHKARPIEQILGWHRCLRIEYFPPYAPQLNPDEGIWVLPKQILANSCPNDVDEPLEDILGAIEAIRNSSDKPRGCIAHSELPFSLP, from the coding sequence CTGCTCGACAATTCCTCCACGCACAAGGCAAGGCCGATAGAACAAATTCTTGGCTGGCATCGCTGCTTGCGCATCGAGTACTTTCCGCCCTATGCTCCGCAACTCAACCCTGATGAAGGCATCTGGGTTTTGCCCAAACAGATACTGGCAAACAGTTGCCCCAACGATGTGGATGAACCATTGGAAGATATCCTCGGCGCTATCGAAGCAATCCGAAACTCTTCCGACAAACCGCGCGGCTGCATCGCCCACTCCGAGCTGCCTTTTTCTTTGCCTTAA
- a CDS encoding universal stress protein produces the protein MVSDDRVEHEILDLAKECHADLIVLGAHSASGIADHLMRGTVPRVFAEAACPVLVLHQS, from the coding sequence CTGGTTTCAGACGACAGGGTCGAACACGAGATTCTTGATCTCGCAAAAGAGTGCCATGCCGATCTGATTGTTCTGGGCGCGCATTCGGCCTCTGGTATTGCTGATCATCTGATGCGCGGGACGGTACCGAGGGTCTTTGCCGAGGCGGCCTGTCCTGTGCTGGTTCTTCACCAGTCATAG
- a CDS encoding universal stress protein → MFEDRLKFGTIVIATDLGATASSALRYGQAIARLHGSTLIIVHVIDPVAYAFPTGASEALIAQQAAREELRKFEEEVREEGIQVHSVVESGVICDRIVQSVQDHHADLLILGTRAKTEAGQVALGTVARQLLSRSPCPLLAVSPIADEHMSWAGRWRRVVVATDFSTASLTALGCAHRIAHENLLVLHVPFKDIPEQRSLLIEQLRFLAPFNESHTVPVEHFVVSGDPGETIAEYARKHHADLVVLGAPSNELTPEHFYTSTVLEVISHAPCPVLCVPAAGHVSFMEVFKEVACKF, encoded by the coding sequence ATGTTTGAGGACAGGCTAAAATTCGGGACCATTGTCATCGCCACGGACCTGGGTGCCACCGCCTCGTCCGCCCTTCGCTACGGACAGGCGATTGCGCGCTTGCACGGTTCGACGCTGATCATTGTGCATGTAATTGACCCAGTGGCTTACGCATTTCCTACCGGGGCATCTGAAGCACTGATCGCTCAGCAGGCGGCCCGCGAAGAACTTAGAAAATTTGAAGAAGAAGTCCGAGAAGAGGGCATCCAGGTTCACTCCGTAGTAGAGAGCGGAGTGATCTGTGATCGCATCGTACAATCCGTCCAAGACCATCATGCGGATCTACTAATCTTGGGTACACGGGCAAAGACAGAGGCCGGCCAAGTCGCTTTGGGTACAGTGGCGCGCCAGCTTCTCTCCCGATCTCCATGCCCTCTCCTGGCGGTTTCGCCCATTGCCGACGAACATATGTCCTGGGCAGGGCGCTGGAGGCGCGTTGTTGTCGCTACAGACTTTTCCACCGCCTCGCTTACAGCACTTGGATGCGCGCACCGCATTGCTCATGAGAATTTACTCGTTCTGCATGTGCCTTTTAAAGATATTCCTGAACAACGCTCTCTTTTGATTGAACAACTCCGCTTCCTTGCGCCTTTTAATGAATCTCACACAGTGCCCGTGGAACATTTCGTTGTCTCCGGAGATCCCGGCGAAACAATCGCGGAATACGCGCGCAAGCATCATGCTGACCTTGTAGTTCTTGGCGCGCCTTCAAACGAGCTCACGCCGGAGCACTTCTATACAAGTACTGTGCTTGAGGTCATTTCTCATGCCCCATGCCCGGTGCTGTGCGTACCTGCCGCTGGCCATGTTTCTTTCATGGAAGTTTTCAAGGAGGTCGCATGCAAATTTTGA
- a CDS encoding universal stress protein encodes MFSPAENCFRTRALASPDHILVATDLTDTDYLLPHAIAQAKDCGAHLTLVHVIVPPDVLPVNSGATAYVSETKRDRDARMMLIGLKRQIERYGLFCDVVRRHGLAADIVREELERTGATRLIVGTHGRGRLGQMALGSVANELLTSVRVPVFAVGPNARFGGQSRPHRILHPVSFTGDYIESVRLAFDLAQTYRSELILLHVLNSDVREGINPERTFAWAEKALRSLLPDTDDPMPPIHTRVKAGDLVKEILNGAMEEKADWIVVGMDGTVPLFHFRDNAAYKVTAAALCPVLAFRHAQPRKEATHEEADRFAGVIG; translated from the coding sequence ATGTTTAGCCCAGCAGAAAACTGCTTCCGCACTCGCGCCCTTGCTTCGCCAGATCATATTCTTGTTGCTACAGACCTTACGGACACAGATTACCTCCTGCCGCATGCAATCGCGCAGGCGAAGGACTGCGGCGCCCATCTTACTCTGGTACACGTTATTGTTCCGCCCGACGTGCTTCCAGTGAACTCTGGAGCAACCGCATATGTTTCTGAGACAAAGAGAGACAGAGATGCGCGAATGATGCTGATCGGTCTGAAGCGTCAGATTGAGAGGTACGGTCTATTCTGCGATGTTGTCCGCCGTCATGGACTGGCCGCCGATATTGTTCGCGAAGAGCTTGAAAGAACTGGAGCAACCCGGCTCATCGTAGGTACGCATGGCCGGGGAAGATTAGGCCAGATGGCGTTGGGTTCTGTCGCAAATGAACTGCTGACCTCGGTGCGAGTTCCTGTCTTTGCAGTCGGTCCAAACGCCCGTTTCGGAGGACAAAGCAGGCCCCATCGGATTCTTCATCCCGTCTCTTTTACCGGCGACTACATCGAGAGTGTTCGTCTCGCCTTTGATCTGGCGCAGACCTACCGATCTGAATTGATCCTGCTGCATGTGCTTAATTCCGATGTGCGCGAAGGCATCAATCCTGAGCGCACGTTTGCATGGGCGGAGAAAGCCCTGCGGTCACTGCTTCCTGATACCGATGATCCCATGCCTCCGATACACACCAGAGTGAAGGCGGGCGATCTGGTGAAAGAAATCCTGAACGGAGCCATGGAGGAAAAGGCCGATTGGATCGTTGTTGGCATGGATGGGACAGTCCCTCTCTTTCACTTCCGCGACAACGCAGCTTACAAGGTCACCGCAGCGGCCCTCTGCCCTGTGCTTGCCTTTCGCCACGCACAACCACGAAAAGAAGCGACGCACGAGGAAGCAGACCGCTTTGCAGGAGTGATCGGATAA
- the cydB gene encoding cytochrome d ubiquinol oxidase subunit II: MGAIWFWIVALMIAAYVVLDGFDIGVGILYPFLARDEQDRGIMMRSIGPVWDGNEVWLLAGGGTLYFAFPLLYASAFSGFYLPLMIVLWLLIMRGASIELRAHVDSDVWRSFFDGLFFVSSSLLAIFFGAALANVIRGVPLGEDNYFFLPLWTNWRVGPQPGILDWYTVIGGVVALVALATHGALYLAMKATDELEIRALKLAKNAWIALCAVTLISLPATIWVRPVSLTNYQTHPVLFVIPLAVLVTLAGMRIYTQKGKVLAAFLSSCGYLIFMLVGAAVGLYPVLLPSSSDPDRDITVAKALSGLHALHVGLVWWSFGMLLALAYFVVTYWMFRGKISVHEEGGYGH, translated from the coding sequence ATGGGAGCCATCTGGTTCTGGATTGTCGCGTTGATGATCGCCGCCTATGTCGTACTCGACGGGTTTGATATCGGCGTCGGCATTTTGTATCCGTTTCTAGCGCGCGATGAGCAGGACAGGGGCATCATGATGCGCTCCATTGGTCCGGTCTGGGATGGCAACGAAGTATGGCTGCTCGCTGGAGGAGGCACGCTCTACTTCGCGTTCCCGCTTCTCTATGCCTCAGCCTTCAGCGGTTTTTATCTGCCGCTGATGATCGTCCTGTGGCTCCTGATTATGCGCGGCGCGAGCATCGAGTTGCGCGCACATGTGGACAGCGATGTATGGCGCAGTTTCTTCGATGGACTTTTCTTCGTATCGAGCTCCCTGCTTGCCATCTTCTTTGGCGCTGCGCTGGCGAATGTGATTCGCGGAGTGCCGTTAGGCGAAGACAATTACTTTTTTCTGCCGTTGTGGACAAATTGGCGCGTCGGCCCCCAGCCGGGAATTCTGGATTGGTACACCGTGATCGGTGGAGTCGTAGCATTGGTGGCCCTGGCCACACATGGCGCGCTCTATTTAGCGATGAAGGCGACGGATGAGTTGGAGATACGAGCTTTGAAGCTCGCAAAAAACGCCTGGATCGCCCTCTGTGCTGTTACCCTCATAAGCCTTCCCGCCACCATCTGGGTTCGCCCCGTTTCTCTCACAAATTATCAAACGCATCCGGTGCTCTTTGTCATCCCGCTAGCGGTCCTTGTTACCCTGGCAGGAATGCGTATCTACACGCAGAAAGGCAAAGTGCTGGCGGCGTTTCTTTCGTCTTGTGGCTATCTCATCTTCATGCTGGTGGGCGCGGCCGTAGGACTGTACCCTGTGCTCCTGCCATCATCAAGTGACCCGGACCGTGACATCACCGTCGCCAAGGCACTGTCCGGTCTACATGCCCTCCATGTTGGGCTTGTATGGTGGTCCTTCGGCATGCTACTTGCATTGGCTTATTTTGTTGTCACTTACTGGATGTTTCGAGGAAAGATCTCTGTCCACGAAGAGGGTGGTTACGGGCACTGA
- a CDS encoding cytochrome ubiquinol oxidase subunit I — protein sequence MNALLLHRIHFAFTVTYHYLFPQLTMGLALLIVVLKTIALCKNNERYNQAARFWAKVFAINFLLGVVTGIPMEFQFGTNWSEFSRRTGGIIGQPLAMEGVFSFFLESTFLGLFLFGEKRLSRAAHWASAFMVFLGSWISGFFIIVTDAWMQHPVAYRLLPNGTFELTSFWRLLLNPWAWLQYAHNMCGAVITAAFVMSAVGAFYLLEGRHNEFGQIFLRVGVVAGLLSCIVQIFPTGDLHGRYMAKHQPAAVAGMEGLFHTEKGAPIVLIGQPDYEQKRIDNPLVANDVLSFLIYGTTAAEVKGLNEFPPDQWPTTLPLLFYSYHIMAGLGTYFALLMIVASFLLWRRKLYQTRWILWPLLLSFPLPYIANTAGWMTAEIGRQPWLVYGLLRTSQGYSLHVSAANGLFTLLGFLGMYGVLSILWVVLVYRFIRTGPAVSEPVASTSIAA from the coding sequence ATGAATGCGCTTCTGTTGCACAGAATCCACTTTGCCTTCACCGTCACCTACCACTATCTCTTTCCTCAGCTCACCATGGGGCTTGCCTTGCTTATTGTTGTGTTGAAGACCATTGCGCTATGCAAGAACAATGAGCGGTACAACCAGGCTGCACGCTTCTGGGCCAAAGTTTTCGCAATAAACTTTCTGCTGGGCGTGGTCACTGGCATTCCTATGGAATTTCAGTTCGGTACGAACTGGTCGGAGTTCTCGCGCCGGACAGGCGGCATCATCGGACAGCCTCTGGCGATGGAAGGGGTGTTCTCCTTTTTCTTGGAATCCACCTTTCTGGGCCTTTTCCTTTTCGGCGAAAAACGCCTTTCACGTGCGGCGCACTGGGCCTCTGCCTTCATGGTGTTTTTGGGTTCGTGGATTTCTGGCTTCTTCATCATCGTTACCGATGCCTGGATGCAGCACCCCGTCGCTTATCGTCTTCTCCCTAATGGGACCTTTGAATTGACCAGCTTCTGGAGACTGCTACTCAACCCCTGGGCGTGGCTCCAATACGCCCACAATATGTGCGGCGCCGTCATTACTGCGGCTTTCGTCATGTCCGCCGTAGGCGCATTTTATCTTCTCGAGGGCCGCCACAATGAGTTCGGCCAGATATTTCTCCGCGTAGGCGTGGTTGCAGGCCTTCTCTCCTGCATCGTGCAAATCTTTCCGACTGGCGACCTGCATGGACGATATATGGCGAAGCACCAGCCCGCTGCTGTGGCTGGCATGGAAGGCTTGTTCCACACTGAAAAGGGTGCGCCTATCGTTCTTATTGGCCAGCCGGATTACGAGCAGAAACGCATAGACAATCCATTGGTTGCGAATGATGTGTTGAGCTTCCTCATTTACGGAACCACCGCCGCTGAAGTGAAAGGTCTCAATGAATTTCCGCCTGATCAATGGCCTACGACTTTGCCACTGCTCTTCTACAGCTACCACATCATGGCCGGACTTGGCACATACTTCGCGCTACTGATGATTGTTGCAAGCTTCCTGCTGTGGCGCAGAAAGCTCTATCAAACGCGCTGGATTTTGTGGCCGCTTCTATTGAGCTTCCCACTGCCTTATATTGCCAACACTGCTGGATGGATGACCGCCGAGATTGGGCGCCAGCCCTGGCTGGTTTATGGCCTTTTGCGCACATCGCAGGGATATTCGCTTCATGTATCGGCGGCGAACGGACTCTTCACGCTGCTGGGGTTCCTCGGCATGTACGGTGTGCTGTCGATTCTCTGGGTCGTACTTGTATACCGCTTCATTCGTACAGGTCCAGCCGTTTCTGAGCCCGTCGCGTCAACCAGCATCGCCGCATAG
- a CDS encoding site-2 protease family protein, which translates to MSEQEVIFQGVFYPTEQVAVRAVVRGVIWVTRQCTIAAYSGMRAATEGREMHSQIKLGRIFGIRVGLHYSWFLIALLIVFSLVGGYRSDHPEWNISLITALSLATAFLFFVSLLLHELAHSLVAKAVGLPVQAITLFALGGVSQIGGEAASAGAEFWIAIVGPLSSLLIGFLCLDTVDLVAGGSSLGPLTAVLSWLGYINVGLAFFNMIPGYPMDGGRVLRAILWWKSGSLDRATRHAAIIGQAVASAFIALGVIEYFRGSGLSGLWIAFIGWFLLQAARESYVETTLKSSLGGVKVGDLTSQDFPFAEQDLTIQEFVDEMLLRTGRRCFLVVRNGQVVGLVTPHEIKHVDRTQWPVVRLSAVMRPLEKARTITSETSLLRALEIMGQDDLNQLPVLSGGQVKDVLSREKILDYLRTRMELQSIRE; encoded by the coding sequence ATGAGCGAACAGGAAGTCATCTTTCAGGGCGTCTTCTATCCGACAGAACAGGTTGCCGTTCGCGCTGTTGTGCGTGGTGTGATCTGGGTCACAAGACAGTGCACGATCGCAGCCTATTCTGGAATGAGAGCTGCGACGGAAGGACGTGAGATGCATTCTCAGATAAAGCTGGGCCGGATATTTGGCATCAGGGTTGGGCTTCACTACAGCTGGTTTCTCATCGCGCTGCTCATTGTCTTCTCCTTGGTGGGCGGCTATCGCTCAGACCATCCTGAATGGAACATTTCTCTTATAACCGCGTTATCGCTTGCAACAGCATTCCTATTTTTCGTATCCCTTCTTCTTCACGAGCTCGCCCACTCGCTTGTTGCAAAAGCGGTAGGACTTCCTGTGCAGGCGATCACACTCTTCGCTTTGGGGGGCGTGTCGCAGATCGGCGGCGAAGCGGCAAGCGCAGGAGCGGAATTCTGGATTGCCATCGTCGGTCCTCTCAGCAGCCTGCTGATTGGCTTTCTATGCCTTGACACAGTCGATCTCGTCGCCGGAGGTTCAAGCCTGGGTCCACTTACGGCTGTCCTTTCGTGGCTTGGTTATATCAACGTCGGACTGGCCTTCTTCAACATGATTCCTGGCTATCCTATGGATGGAGGCCGCGTCTTGCGCGCGATTCTTTGGTGGAAGAGCGGGAGCCTGGATCGCGCCACGCGACATGCCGCCATCATTGGCCAGGCAGTCGCCAGCGCCTTCATCGCGCTGGGCGTCATCGAGTATTTCCGAGGATCTGGACTGAGCGGTTTATGGATTGCCTTTATCGGCTGGTTCTTACTGCAGGCCGCGCGGGAAAGCTATGTCGAAACAACACTGAAGAGTTCTCTCGGCGGCGTCAAGGTCGGCGATCTGACGTCTCAGGATTTTCCCTTCGCCGAACAAGACCTGACTATCCAGGAGTTTGTGGATGAGATGCTTCTTCGTACCGGTCGGCGATGTTTCCTCGTGGTCCGAAATGGTCAGGTCGTAGGTCTTGTCACTCCGCATGAGATTAAACACGTGGATCGAACACAGTGGCCGGTCGTTAGGTTGAGTGCTGTCATGCGTCCATTAGAGAAGGCACGCACCATCACTTCCGAAACATCGCTTCTACGCGCACTCGAAATCATGGGTCAGGACGACCTTAATCAGCTTCCTGTTCTTTCTGGAGGCCAGGTGAAAGACGTTCTCTCCCGGGAAAAGATTCTCGACTACCTGCGGACCCGCATGGAGTTGCAGAGTATACGAGAGTGA
- a CDS encoding Crp/Fnr family transcriptional regulator, translating to MSTHVMLPMGSILFAEGQMSRSVSVICEGKVKLTKSSRDGKTLLVKIAKPGDVLGLSAAISKTPYEVTAQAIEHTQIKTFQQSDFLHFIQRHVEGSLHAAESLSNEYRSVLSDASRLALSSSISGRLANFLLELALESETAENAQPEIHMSLKHEDLASMLGSSRESVTRVLSDFRRKGIISVKGTRITILRKDALEILL from the coding sequence ATGAGCACACACGTCATGTTGCCGATGGGTAGCATCCTTTTCGCGGAGGGGCAAATGTCTCGCAGCGTATCCGTTATCTGCGAAGGCAAGGTTAAGCTCACCAAATCCTCACGAGATGGCAAGACGTTACTGGTGAAAATCGCCAAGCCTGGCGATGTGTTGGGGTTGAGCGCAGCAATCTCCAAAACACCCTACGAGGTCACAGCGCAGGCCATAGAGCACACCCAGATCAAGACCTTTCAGCAAAGTGACTTTCTGCACTTCATCCAACGCCATGTGGAGGGCAGCTTACACGCGGCGGAAAGCCTCAGCAACGAATATCGCTCGGTGCTGAGCGACGCCAGCCGCCTTGCGCTCTCCAGTTCTATCTCTGGAAGACTAGCTAACTTCCTCCTTGAGCTCGCATTAGAAAGCGAAACCGCTGAGAACGCTCAGCCGGAAATCCATATGTCGCTAAAGCACGAGGACCTCGCCTCAATGCTGGGTAGCTCACGTGAATCGGTCACGAGAGTGCTCAGCGACTTTCGACGGAAAGGCATCATCTCCGTCAAGGGAACGCGGATCACAATTCTACGGAAAGATGCGCTTGAGATTCTCCTCTGA